The Dermacentor andersoni chromosome 1, qqDerAnde1_hic_scaffold, whole genome shotgun sequence genomic interval TGCAGAAAAGCACAACTGCCATGCCTTTAGCATGGCAGTTGCGCCATGCATGGCTTTAGCATGGCTTTTGTCtcgtgaagtaaataaatactgcacgtctttttcccctttcatcacactctctccgagtttcgtttttgacaggtaagtgggcaatttcgtgctatttcggttaaacagtactactgtttagtacatactttttccgagctccggccaactgcggtttaatgaggtttcactgtataataAGGAAAGCAGTAGATATTTTCATTTTAATCTGTAAACTTTTTGTATACAGTATAACAGATGACCTTTATGTGCCTCATACACAGAAAGCCGTTCTGAACTTGTAAGAGATGGGTTCGCACAAGGCTCACCGTACGAGCGACGGTCAGGAAAGGCATGATGCTCCTCCACTCTGCGACAAACAAAGGTGCTATGACATGCTTCGTCGACTGTATGATACAGCGCAGAGAAGACTCCCGGGTCAGATCACCAACAAACACGGGATTATTGACCCAAGATACAGCACAGCGTGACAGTCAAGGTGCTTACGGGCAAAGGCTTCCTACAAGACCGATCAAGCATACGCATGCGCTGTGCTAGGGTTAACTGGGTAGCGGCCCACCAAACGCGAGAACAAGGAGTCGCAAAAGCAAAGGTCCCATGCAGACAACTTGTTGcgggcctgtgagcatctgccgcGGCGATGAAGTGCTCAGCGGAAGAGAGCTTGGATGGAGAAGGCACCGGGAGCTGCCACTCGGGAGGCCAATCAGGGCGCGTCCCGGGGACGTGTGCTTACATGGTGACTTGACGCCACGAGAGAGAAGCACGGTTCGAGCATAAAATTAGTTCCGGCACACTAGCAGTGTCCGCCATGTTGCCATTGCGGCGGTGGTTCCCAAAGATTGAGTTAAGCACAAAACGAAAGCTGGGGGATGAGGAGAAACGCACCTCGACCCCCAGATACTGTATGCATTCATTGTCAATGTTCCACTTCATGCATATTCTAAAAAGGGACACACGCTAGACATGCAACAAAGATTCTTTACGTTTGATCAGAGCTCGATTGAAAATTTGAATTGAACGTCCACAGTACGACTAGCCTTGGGTGCCAATTTATGAACATGTGCAATCCAGGATAAATTGTTTGTGAGGATGcctcctaaatatttgtattctgtAACAGCAGTTAGCTGAATTCTGCTCGTCGTTCAATTAGAAATTAATGGGCCCTAAAATGCAACGTTAAAACCAATTTACTCTCGACTTGCATGCTCATGTCTCATGCCATGAACAGCTAAAATGGAGGTTTCTCTCGGCCCCTAGTTACATGCTGATGTGCAAACGAGATGTCTCAGCAGCTGGTCTTCAAGACAGatgctgagaaaaacaaaatttgcacacacacacacacacacacgcacacacacaaacaaaacattACAGGCTGACTATACCAATTTCTCAGTCACAAATGTGAACACTACTCAAAAGCATTCACAAACAGCATACCTGATGTACATGAACCCCAGTGCACGGATGTAAGGGGAATCGCAGTGGTTCAAGAGACCAACCAGCTGCTTGCGAGTTAACTTAAGTGTGAAGAGCTTGTAGAGGATGCAGAATGCAGTGGAGACAATCCCCCCTGCTCCAACTCCCCGTACCTGCGTAACAAACAAAATTTTCAGCAAGTCAGCACTAATCTGTGGTTGTTGACCACTTTTAAACTTTGCACAGTAGCAAATTTCAGTGTTACTAATAAAAACTTACATGTACTGATGATCTCTATAAGGCAAAAGAATAAACACAAATAAGCTGTGTCCTGTAGGACATCAGTCACATTTCTCCAGCAAAACATTTCTTTAGTGCTTGCTTGCAGAAAGTTCAACTGAATTGCAAGCAACTTGACTTAAATTCAAATTGGATTTCTTCCAAAATTGATGACTTGGTCCACATCTAGGTGACCAATTCGCTGATGAATTCACTAAATGACATAAAAATGAAATTCCCTTACCCTACAATTCACATCAAAAGGTGACTCATTACATGAGAAGGCCATATTGAAAGTAATGACCAATAATTTTTTGTAAGCAAATCTGAAAGTGCACTAGAATGGGCATATGATAGTACATGGTGCCATCTTTCCTGCAATCATGGATGGCCGTTTGGTATTAAGAGGGTACGGAATCTAGGCACCAGTACACTAAACAACAATGCAGCACATGATCTCTCACGTGTCAATGATAGAATTTCTGGCGACAGAGCAAATCTTAGTCACAGAAATTCCTAACAGGCTTCAGATTGCGTATCATGAAGTGGGAATGGGCTCAAACAGTGTGCCAAAAAGGATCACACATTTTGAAGTAGTCAGACAAGCATTGAAGATCAGCCTCAGAGCGGTCACCCATGGAAAGCCACGAGTGAAGCCAACAATGAGATCACTCATGCAGTTATCAAAAAAGACATACAAGACAGTGAGAATGCTAGTGAGAAAATAGGGCACAATGCAGTTCAGGAGATTATTGTATGCTTAGATTACTGCAAAATAATTACTGCTCAATACATTAACATTGTAGAAGAGTCGTTGCTCAATGCATGCCCTCACACTTCTAGCTTGACAGTGGAGGGAACTGACAGAATAGGAGGGGAGGCGCTTGTGCAACCACCTGAAATACGATCAATTGTGACGCCAATGATACGAGATGCCAAAGAATCAGTGCAGCAGTGTGTCACTGTCTCTACAAGGCTGGAACAGAGTTCTATCGGAGGGGTACTTTCTAGCTTCTTTGTGTGAAAAATGTCTGCAGACAAATGGAAACCTTGAAGAAAATGAACTAAATAAACTGATAACTTTTTGCGGTCAGTAATGCAGCATAATCATTTGTGAAAAGCTGTTGCCATTACTTTCAGTATGACCTACATATATTCAACCTTCTCATCCACTTCAAGGAATCAATTACCCTTTTGCTACGATCTGCTTGTGTCGGTTGCGGTTAACGTGTCCTTCAGCACATGAAGTGCTCATACCAACAAATGCCACTATCATCTGTCAGTACTGGCTCCCAGGAACCTGGACAGGAAAGTGCTTGTTACTAATcaatctcaattttttttttatttaccatgACTTCTGCCTGCAACAACATTGCAGTAATGatgctgatgttttttttttagtgtctaGCTGCAGTTTGAAGACAGAAATGACATTGCCTGCTTAATACTTGAACTACACTAGAAGCTTGTGGTACAATGTGCTCTCAGTTTCATACATTAAGTTATATATGGGAAGTACCCTCGCTTAGGGCCCATCTGCAGGTGCACGGCAAGTTCGCTGCGGTGCTGGCAGCCAATGTAAgcacacctttttttttgtccatCGTGGTGCAAATGCCCATTTCCAAAATATTTAAGGCAGATACTGTTGATTGATAATCCCTTACAAGGCCATGGCGTAATTAAGGAATTGAGGCCCAAATTTGATGCAACAATAGCTGCTTCTAGTGCAAGGTCTTCTAGTACACGTGGTCAGTGCATGCACTTGATGCACACTGATTTTCCACACTACAGTAGGATATTGGCAAGATTGTATAAAACTTCTACAGTAATACAGAAGCCTGCAGAGTGACTACACATCAGAAGACGCCACAATGTACAAAATTTCTGCCTCAAGGATGGCCTACAACACCATAGTGAAGAAGTTCTTGCTGTACAGGGAAGCTATCTGAGGGTTTTGCAATGGGTTCATTGTCACCACTTTTATTCCTTTATTCCTTGATGGTACAGACAATGTCACCAGTATTGCATAGAGATGGCATGAGATGACATCTACATCATGATGCAGTCATTTCACATGCTTAAgggtacataattttttttactgtccTCTTTCTTAAAAAATTTATTGCTGCCGATATAAAATCCACACGAATAATTCTGACAAACCTCCAACTCTCATTAGTCAGGTACACCAATCTGCCTAAATTATATACCCAGCATCATTTACCGCCACACCATTCATACTGACTGAAAGTGAATGCATTTCTCAAAGACCACACTACATAGAAGACTTTCGCTGCTTTGAGCCAAAAATGGCACCTGCAGTTGGCCCAACTACTTCCTAGCTCATGGACAACATATGCTTATGAAAAATTAGGTACTTTTGAATGTCAGATTTTTTAGGACTGTATAACAACCCAATGGTGCATTGCCTATTGCTGGTTGTTGCTTTGCCACAAAGAAAATACAGAGGCAATGGCTGTTACCAAAGCATGCCAGAACCATGATGCCACTAAGTGTCTGTGCACAGCATGAAACAGAAAATTATATCCTTTGCTTTCAAAACATAAATAGTACACATTACTGCAATTAACCTATCACTATATCTGGCCCTATTTGGTACATAAACAGCATTACAACTCAGCACAGGCAGAACAAAGGCTACACACCTTAGACCTGCACTGTGTTTATGAACATCAAACGGCAATGCTGGCATAATAACTGCGCAAAACATCATATATAATAGGTCAAAACAGAAAAATATCTGCACACAATCGAAACGGCAAACCTATGTCACCGCTTCGGAGAGAAGGCATGCAGGCTATTAAATGGGCATCAATCTTACCCCTCCACACATGCCAGTCTGGCCAGATGTCTTTCGGCTTCCTTTTTCCCATGGCTCTAAGTGCTGCACCTAAGTACGAGTTTCAATGAACAAGATTAAGGGCAGCTTATGGTTAAAATTCAATGCGTAGGCAATACATCGTCTACTGCTTTCTTTAAACTATGAAGCTCATAAAAGGCCACCGTTGTTCATGATCACACATGAACAAATGTAGCCACACCGACTCTAAAAAACAATCATGCTGCAAAGATCACGGTTCCCCTTACAGCGCGTAAAATATTTCAACGATTGTGAACAGATTAAAAATACCACGTAACTTACGTTGTAATAAATTTCATCCACAACTTCGTGGTATGTCTTTAACTTGTAGAGGTTTACTTTGAAGTACGGTGACGACAGTATGTTTGTGAGTATCAAGTTATTCAGGTTCATCGTTTTGTCGTTGCCCCATAACGGAAGGACATTATTCTTTTTGTCCGCAGGACCACCGGGAGCCATGCTGGTGAGCTCAGCCTGCAAAACGTAAAAAGAACTAAAATTAACAGACAGCCTGTGACACAATTTTCGTCACCGAACAGTTTTTCACAACCAAACGTTTAGGGCTAGCAAAGAAAACTACATAGAACAATCGCATACATAAGCATACTTCGCTTATTGTGTTGACGTCAGcttcaacaatgtttacctggaCAAAATGAACTCATACATACCGCACGGTTTAATCACAAGCAACAGTGTTCGTTTACGTCGCCGCGATCATCAAATCAAGGCAGCAGTACGGTACTACGTTAGCTGCTCGACTACTTGTTCGGCTTGTTCCATGGAGGATCCGGATGTTGATACATCAGGCACAGTGTTGCTTTCACCGCAAAACATCCCGCTGTTGGCCAACGTCTTGCTGTTCGCCGCCTCCAGTGGCCTTCGCTTTTATTCTAACAATTTGTAAATAATTTTATTAAAATTTTTCTAGaatataaaatttttttttgctccacaTATTTAAATAAAGCTCTTGGCATCCACGCCTCTGGTTCGTCCGGAAAAAGTTGAAAAACCACAGTCACACACTCTttagcaaaattacacccttttgcacacaacgattatcgtcatctgtcttgtccgcatttcctttctttaacgtggcgagcacgaacggcatgcgtgttaccAGCactatcagcatgacatagcattcccgacaggaaagtagcgggcgcggcgttttcaagaaaggaaacgcaagcaaggcagatgacgattatccttgcgtggcagatatacaccccaaagggtgtaacttgaCCTACACTCTACACTttaagaaaaatttacaccctttggggcgtaacttgtcccacaacgataatcgtcatctgtcttgcccgcgtttcctttctttaacgctgcgagcccggtacttcccagtcacgaacggcatgcgcgttatcagtgtgacgcagcattctcgacaggaaagtagcgagcaccgagtttcaagaaaggaaacgcaagcaaggcagatgacgattattgttgtgggacaaatatacaccccaaagggtgcaaccgttttaggagtgttaggcaaagttacaccctttggagtgccccttctgccacacaacgataatcgtcatccactcttaaaacggttgcaccctttggggtgtatatttgtcccacaacaataatcgtcatctggctGGCTTGCGTCTCCTTTCCTGAAacctcggcgctcgctactttcctgtcgagaatgctgcgtcacactgataacgcgcatgccgttcgtgactgggaagtaccgggctcgcagcgttaaaagaaggaaacgtgggcaagacagatgacgattatcgttgtgggacaagataaaccccgaagggtgtaaatttttctaagagtgtctgccttgatgcgtttcctttctttaacgctgcgagcccggtactttccagtaatgaacggcatgcgcgttaccagcatgatagcattcccgacaggaaagtagcgggcgcggcgttttcaagaaaggaaacgcatcaaggcagatgacgattatcgttgtgtggcagaaggggtaATCCACAGGGTGtcactttgcctaagagtgtaaaaacagttgcatcctttggggtgtatatttgccacacaacgataatcttcatctgtcttgtccgcatttcctttctttaacgccgcgagcccggtactttccagtaacgaacggcatgcgcgttatcagcatgacatagcattcccgacagaaaagtaacgagcgcagcgttttcaataaaggaaatgcaggcaagacagatgacgattatcgttgtgtggcaaatatacactacaaagggtgtaaacttttcttagagcgtacactcttagaaaaatttaaaccatttggggcgtatcttgtcccaaaagaataatcgtcatccgtgttgcctgcgtttcctttctttaacgctacgagcccggCTCTTTCCAGTcccgaatggcatgcgcgttatcagtgtgacgcagcgttctcgacaggaaagtagcgagcgccgagttttcaggaaaagaaacgcaagcaaggcagatgacgattattgctgtgggacaaatatacactccaaagggcgcaaccgttttaagagtttTTCAACCGTTTTTCACGCtacactcgctactttcctgtcgagaatgctctgtcatgctaatAACGGGCATGCTGTTCGTgaattggaagtaccgggctcgccgtgttaaagaaagaaaatgcggacaagacagatgacgattactgttgtgtggcaaaagggtgtaattttgcttaagagtgtatactCAC includes:
- the LOC126544153 gene encoding pre-mRNA-splicing factor 38B-like isoform X6 codes for the protein MGQAELTSMAPGGPADKKNNVLPLWGNDKTMNLNNLILTNILSSPYFKVNLYKLKTYHEVVDEIYYNVQHLEPWEKGSRKTSGQTGMCGGRSSVHVRGVGAGGIVSTAFCILYKLFTLKLTRKQLVGLLNHCDSPYIRALGFMYIRFTQPPADLIDWYEPYLDDDEAKSKCSPISSSSSSSGDVARVGFFRLGHGKRALLNELKRRQVHPDGGGCAGQARQPCSKMVPGWLRPHTHTCLALEIGNWM